Genomic window (Planctomycetota bacterium):
GATCCGAGGGACGTCGAGTTTGTCGCCGTACCGCATTTCGAGGATCCGGCGGCCGCGGGAGCCCAGTTCTTCGAGGCATTTCCGGAGGGCGGCGCGCCGCGGATCGAGGGGCTCCTCGGAGTCCGCCGCCGCGCGGTCGAGCTGTTCGAGCACGCCGGGCTCCAGAAGAGCGGGCCGCCGTCCCCGGCGCTTGCCGTAGTGGAGGATGCGTCGCCGGGCGATCTCGCGCGCCCAGGGGAGAAACGGCGTGCCGGGGCGGTACTGGGACCAGGACGCGCTGGCGGCGAGCGACACGTCCTGGAGGAGGTCTTCCGCGTCGTGGAGGTTCCGGACCGCGGCCATGAGATAGGCGAAAAGCTCGGCGCGGTGCTTCATGAGAAGCTGGGTGACGCGCGCCTGACCTTCCGCGGAGAATGCTCCGGATTCCATAGGTCGGTCTTCCTGAAAGAAGGGACGAAGGGGGCCCTTCTTGGGCGGAGAATCGTCACGCCCGCCGGGCGGCGGTCCTCAGGGCGTTCACGGCGCTCACGACCGCCGCGACGGCGGCGTCGATCTCCTCCGGAGTGGTGAAGCGCCCGAGGGAAAAGCGGATGCTTCCGCGGAGGCGTTCGTCGTCGCGCCCCATGGCCCCGAGCACGTAGCTGGGCTGAAGCCGCGCGCTCGTGCAGGCCGAGGCGGAGGAGACCGCCACGCCGGGGATCGCCTTCATCAGAACCTCCCCGTCCAGGCCGAGAAAGCTCAGATTCGAAGTGGTCGCCACGCGGCGTTCGGGATGGCCGTTGACCTCGACGCCGGAAAGGGCGGAAAGGATTCCCTTTTCCAGGCGGTCGCGGAGGGCGCGGATGCGGGCCCGCTCCGCGGGGCCCTCGGCCCGGCAGATCGCCGCCGCGGCGCCGAGTCCCACGACGGCCGGGACGTTGAGCGTGCCCGAGCGGAGCCCCCGTTCGTGGCCGCCGCCGTGAAGGAGGGGTTCCAGCCGGACATGCGGATCCCGGCGGCGCACGTAGAGAAATCCCGCCCCTTTGGGGCCGCAGATCTTGTGGGCGCTGGCGCTCAGAAGGTCGATCCCCCAGGCGCGGACGTCGATCGGCTCCTTCCCGAAGGACTGCGTGGCGTCCGTGTGGAAAAGCGCCCCGCGCGCCTTGCAGAGCGCCGCGATTTCGCGGATCGGCTGGAGCACGCCGGTTTCGTTGTTGGCGTGCATGACGGAAACGAGAAGCGTCCGATCCGTCACGGCGCGCGACAGGCGGTCGAGATCGACGGCGCCGTCGCGGTCCACGCCGAGGACCGTGATCTTCCAGCCGCGGCGTTCGAGGTGTTCGCAGGGGTCGAGCACCGAGCGGTGCTCCGTGGCCACGGTGACGATATGCCGATCGCGCGAGGCGTAGGCGGGCGCGGCGGCCGCTCCGAGGATCGCGAGGTTGTTCGACTCGGTCGCGCCGCTTGTCCAGACGATTTCCCGCGGGTCGGCGCCGAGCACGGCGGCCACGTCGGCCCGGGCGGCCTCGACGGCTTCCGCGGCGTCGCAGCCCAGGCGGTGGTGCCGGCTGGCGGGGTTGCCGAAGCGCTCGCGGAAGAAGGGGAGCATCGCCTCCAGGACCCGGGGGTCCAGGGGCGTCGTGGCGTTGTAGTCGAGATAGATCGTCTTCATGGCCCACGGTCCAGGGCGCGTCCGAGCGCCGCGACCGTGAAGATTACAGGATAAAGCGCCTCCGAGTACCAGAGACGCGCAAAATAAAGGCCGATGGGGGAGGGCTCGAACCGGCGGCCCTCCTCCGTTTGTTCCGCCAGCCACCGGGCTCCGCGGGCGACGGCGTCCGGGGATCCCCCCGCCGCGGCCAGGGCTTCGACCGCAAGAGCGGTTTCTTCGATCGTGGGCGGGACGCCCGGAGCGGCGCCGAAGCCGCCGTCGGGATGCTGGGCGGCCTCGAGCCAGCGGAGGCCGCGCGCGGCGGCGCCGGCGGGCAGCCCGGCCGCCCGAAGGACCCGCGACGTGCCGTAGACGGGATTCTCCTCGTTCGGCGCGGCCTGGTTTCCGAACCAGAGCGGCACCCACGAGCCGTCGGCGCGCTGCGCCCGGCTCAGGTACGCGAACGCCCGTTCGAGCGCCCGATCCACGCGGCGGGCGAGGCGCCCTCCTCCCAGGCACGGCCGCCACGCGCTCCAGGCGCGCGCGGCGTGGGCGGTGAGGTCCGGGCAGCTCCGGTCGAAGGGAAGCTTCCCCCAGCCGCGGCAGAAGGTCGGCACGCCTCCGTCGCGGTTCTGAAGATCGAGGAGCCAGCGGACGCCCGCCTCGGCGGCGCGGTCCGCTTCGGGATCGACGGCGTCGCGCAGGAGATCGAGCGCCAGAAGCGCCCCCGGCGTGTCGTCGCCGTCGGGCACGCCTCCGGAAAGATCCGTCCACGCCCAGCCGCCGGGCGGGGAACCGGTGTAGGGATGGACCGTGCGCGTCTGCTGGGCCAGAAGCCAGGCGCGCAGGGCGCGGCGGTCGGCTTCGGGAAGGGGCGGTCCGGACCGGGCGAGCGCTTCCACGGAAAGCGTGGTGACCCACGTCGCCAGGTTCGTATCGATCGGCCAGCTTCCGTCGGGGCGCGCGGAGGCCCGGAGGAACTCGACGCCGCGGCGGGCGACGGGGTGGCCCGTCAGGCCGATCGAGGCCAGGCACATCGTGACGAAGCTCGTCAGCGGGGTGGCTTCGAGGAAGCCTCCGGAGGCGGGCTGGATCGCCTCCAGCGTCCGGAGGGTCCGGGCGCGGGCGAGCGACCGGACGAGGCGCGCCACGGGGTTGGGGCTGGGGCGGTGGGCGTGCTGGGCCTGACCGATGGCGATGAGGGCGGGGAGGGCGTAGCTGACGACCTGGAGGTCGAGCCACCGGAAGAGCGCGCGGGGAAGGGTCGCCAGCTCGAAGGGAAGGGCGGGGATGGCGTCCCAGGCTTCGGGTCCGTCGCCGAGTCTTCCGGCGAGCGCGGCCAGGACGAGGATGGGGACGGAGAAGGTGCGGTCGTCCCCGTAGCGGGATGCGATGGCGGAGGCGAAGGCCGGCGGAGAGAGATCGCCGAGGGCGCGGCGCAGCCAGGCTTCGGCGCGGGCGAACGCGGCGGCGCCTTCGGGGCGCAGTCCGAGCGCCGCCCAGCAGAGGGCCGTCGTGCTCGGGTTGCTGGGGCTGTCGGTCGTATCGCCGTAGCCGCCGTCGGCGTTTTGATGCCCGGTGAGCCACTGAAGTCCGCGGGCGACGAGATCGCCGGAATCCGGTCCTCCGCGGCGGCGGACGATCTCGAGGGCGACCGCGGCGGTGGCGGTGGAAAGGGCGCTCGAGGAGAGGCGGCCTTCCCAGAAGCCCCCCGCGGTGCGCGCGTCGAGAAGCTTCTGGCGGGCGGTTCGGAGCGTCCGTTCGAGGCGGGCCAGGTCCGGAAGCGACGCGGTTTTCACACGAGACTCAGGTGTCCCAGGGAGAGGAGCGCGTAGTAGGTGTATTCGCTGTCGGGCTGAGGGTCGGCCCAGGTGCCGCAGAAGGCGCGGCCGGTCCAGAGGGTGTCCAGGAAATCGAGCGTCCGTTCCGCGATCGGCGCGAGGGAGACTTTCAGGGCCGCCAGGGCGTGCAGGGCCGTGGCGGTCGAGAGAAGATCGGGAAGGGGCGCTCCCGGGGCGGCGGTAAAGCCCCCTTTGGGGTGCGCGCGCTCCAGGAGCCACCGGGCGGTTTCCGGGGAAGGCTCGCGGCCGAGCCGGCGGAGCAGCGTGACCGCGGCGGCGGTCGTCGGGGTCGTTCCAGCGGGGGCTCCCGCTTCGTTGGCGAAGGATCCGTCCGGAAGCTGCAGGGACGCGACGGAGCGGGCCAGGGCGTCGGGATCGGGGATTTCGCATCCGAGGTCCTGGAGGGCGCCGGCGGCGAGGAAGGAAGGGTAGACCGCCCCGCCGGCGGAGGCGCGGGAAGCGAAGCCGCCGTCGGCGGCGCGGTGTAGAAGGAGCCGCTCGGCGATCCGGCGGGCGCGGTCGGGCGGAAGGCTTCCGCGCGGAAGCGCCGCCCACGCGCGCGCCAGGCAGGCCAGGTGCACCAGATCGAGCCCCTCGCCGTCGCCGAAGCCTTCGAGGAAGGTCCGCACCCGCGCGGCGGGAGGATCGCGCCGCAGGGCGATCAGCCCTTCCAGGCCGAAGACGGTGTAGTAGAGGTCGCTTTGCCCGGCCCGGTCCCGGACGCCGCCGTCCGGGTTGAACTCGGACGTCAGGTAGTCGGCGACGCGCTCGGTCGCCTCCTCGAGGAGCTTGGGCGCCAGGCGCGCGACCTGGAGCATTTCAAGCCTCAGGCTCACGGGGCTCGATTATAGCGGCGATCCGGTTTCTTTCCGTCTTCGCCGAGAATTTCCGGGATGGTCCGTCGTTCGCCGCGTACGGAGGGCGACGGGAAAAGGAGGATTTCATGCGGACGATCGCCCTCATCATCGCGGCGGCCCTGGCGTTTTTCGGGACGCCGGCCTCCGGCTTTCCGACGGCGCAGGAAGCCTCGAAGCCCAACCTGGTCGTGATCCTGGCGGACGACCTGGACGAGGGATCGCTCGAGACGATGCTCCGGGCGGGGCTGCTTCCGCACATCCAGCGGACGTTCGTGGCCGGAGGGATCCGCTTCGTCAATTCGTTCGTGACGAACGCCGTGTGCGCCCCTTCGAGGGCGACGTTCCTCACGGGCCAGTATTCGCACAACCACGGGGTGCTTCATAACGGAGATTTGACGGGAAGAGGGGGAGTGACGGCGCTTGATCATTCGTCGACCCTTCCGGTGTGGCTGCGGGAGGCCGGATACCGGACGGGCCATGTGGGCAAGTATCTCAACGGCTATGGAGCGACGACGGACAGGGCTTGGGTTCCCCCCGGGTGGGACTATTGGCAGGGACTGATCGATCCGTCGACGTACAAGGTTTACGGGTACTTCATCAACGACAATGGCGACCCCAGCGATGAGCCGATCATGATCTATCAGACGGACTTTCTGGCGCAACGGAGCGTGCGCTTCGTTCACGAGTGCGATCGTCTCAACGACAACCAGCCCTTCTTCCTGGTGGTGGCTCCGCTGGCGCCTCATGTGGAAGTCCACGAGTCGTCCGGCAACATCTGGGAGTGGACGATCCGTCCGGCGCTCCGGCATGAGGGCTCGACGGACTTCCTGAAGCTGCCGCGGCCGCCGTCGTTCAACGAGCTCGACGCGAGGGACAAGCCGCGCTGGCTCCGGGAGCGGCCGCTTCTGGGACCGGCGGACGTGACGGCGCTGGAACGCAAGTACCGCGACCGGCTGGCGTCCCTGCGGGCGGTGGACGATCTCGTCGGGGAGGTGATGAAGGCGTTGGAGGAGACCGGGGAGGCCGACCGCACCGTGCTCGTGCTGACCGCCGACAACGGCTACTTCTACGGCGAGCACCGGCTTCCCGAAAAGCTCGCGGCCTACGAGGAGGCGATCCGCGTGCCGTTGTACATTCGGGTCCCGGGGCTGGCGGGCGGAAGGGAGGTGAGGGACGCGGCGCTCAACACGGACCTGGCGCCGACCCTGGTGGAGCTGGCCGGCGCGACGGCCGGACGCGTTATGGACGGGCGGTCGCTCGTTCCCGCGCTTCTGGGCGGCGGGGGGCTCGGACGAAAGCGGTTCCTCGTGGAGCACTGGATGGTGGGCGGGCGCTACACCGTGCCGACGTACTCCGCGGTGCGGACGCTGGTGGGGGAGCCGGCGGCCCCCCTGGCGCTCTATGTCGAGTATCGAGAGGGGGAGTGGGGAGCCCGGGAGTACTATGAGCTGGTGACCGATCCGTACCAGCTGGAGAGCCGCCACGACGATCTTTCCACCGGCTGGAAGCGGGCGTATCTGAACGGTTACCTGGAGCGGCTGCGGTGGGCCTACGGTCCGCGGGTGCGGGATCTCGAAGACTGATCGGCGGCGTCCGTCGGCGAACGGCCGCTCAGGAGGGGCGCCCCGCGTTCCGGGCCTCGAACTCCTTGCAGTACCCCTCGATCAGGCGCTCCCCGAAGATCTTGCCCACGACGCGGCGGAGCAGCCCCTTGAGGGTCGCGTTCGAGAGGAACCGGAGGGAGCGGACCGCCTGCTCCTTGTACGCCTCGAGAAGCTCCTCCGCCTTCTCGAGCACGCCCCGTTCCTGGAGGATCGCGCGGAGCTCGGAAGCGACCTCGGCGGGCCGGGCGCGGCCGCGGATGAGGGCCTCGACGACGTCGCGCTCCCGTCCCGGCCCGGCGCGCTTGTGGGCGATCGCCAGGATCAGGGACGGCCGCCGGCGCTCGAGGTCGGAGGCATCGCCTTCGGTCCGCCAGTCTTCCAGATCGTCTCGGATCTGGTAGGCGATGCCGAGCGACTCGCTGTAGGTGCGGAGCGCCTCGTGCGTTTCCGCGTCCGCCCCGGCCAGGAGCGCCCCCAGGCGGAGCGCCACCTCGAACGCGGGGGCGGTTTTCTGCCGGAAGATCTCGAGCACCTCGAGGGAGGCGGGGGGTTCCGGACGGCGCATCCAGAGAAGCTCCGCCCCCTGTCCGAGGCTGAGCGTTCGGTGTCCCTCGGCGGCCGCGCGGAGCATGTCCACGCGCACGGCCGGTTCCACGGAAAGCTCCGAAAGCAGCCGGTAGCCTTCGCCCAGCAGGAAATCGCCCACGTTGAGCGCCACGGGCACGCCCGTCTCCGCATGGAGGGCGGGCTCTCCGTAGCGGAGGTCGTCCCCGTCCTCGATGTCGTCGTGGATGAGGGAGGCCTTGTGGAAGCATTCGACGGCCACGGCGAGCTTGCGGAGGTCGGGCGGGCGGGGAGGCGGCTCGTCGCGGCGGTCCGACTGAAGCGCCAGGTACGCGCACGCCGCCAGATACGGGCGCCAGCGCTTTCCCGCCTTGGCCAGCCAGGCGCGGGCGATCCGGGAGGTTTCGTCCGCGGCGGGCCCCAGGAGTTCCTCGAGCGCCCCGGGGGCGAACCAGCCGCCGACTTCCTCCTTGAGGGCGTCGAGATCCAGCCGGTAGGTCTTGTCCGCCGAGGTCAGGTGGATGTACTCCCAGACCCAGTCGAGATCGACGGTGGTATTGACGCAGTCGTCCTGAAGGAGCGGGATCGCGACGGCCGGAATCGCCGCGGCTTCGACGTGCGGGAAGCTCCGTTCCAGGACGTTGAGGCAGCTCACGCCCACGATGGCTTCGATCTTTCCGGTTTCGATGAGCTGGCGGACGAGGGCGGAGCCTTCGGCCACGAGGACGGCGTAGCCCAGCCGCTCGGCTTCGACGGAAAGGTCCTGGATGGAGCAGAGGCCGCATTCCTTGCAGAGCAGGCCGAATTCGTCGAACGGGGCGGGGCACTTTTCCTCCACACGGAGGCACTTGGGCAGGAGCAGAAGCCGCCGGTCGTACGGGATCCGGGCCAGGCTGTCGCGCCAGGCGGCGTTCGAAAGGAGCACCGCCACGAAGTCGGCGTACTTGGGGTCGGTTCCCGTCTCCCGCAGGACCGTCGCGGAGCGCTCGCGGAGCTCGGCCAGGGGGATCGGAGGCACCGCGCCCGTGCGCCGGACGTGGTCGATCGCGGCCCGCATGAGAAGCGAGCGGACCCGCTTGTCGTCGGGAATGTTCGACTGGGCGGGGCGGTAGCGCTGGCGCGGGACCATGGGCGGAAGCGTCACGCCCGCGCGGGGGCCGAACCGCAGGGTCACGGGCACGCCGTGGCCGTTGCCGGAAGTCGCTCCATCGTGGGGGGTCATGCTACGTGTAAGCCCCGAATCCGAAGAACCAGTGCTTCTTGGCGAACCGATAGAACCAGTTTTCCTCCGGGATTTCCCGGCCGGGCTGATGCTGACTGGGCCGGGGCGCCAGGGCCGCCAGCTCCGCGCGCGCGGCGCGCCGTAGGGTCGTGTCCCGCGCTCCGTGGCGGTCCACGAGCTCCCGCAGCAGATCCGGCCGTTCGAGCACGATGCAGCCCCGCGTGGCCCGGGCCGCCGTGCGGCGGAAGTCGTCCAGGAGCCGCGACTCCGTCATCGTCCGGTAGAGATCGCCGCCGTGGTCGCGGATCGTCTCCGAGGCGAACTGAATGATCGGACAGGGCTCGACGTCCCCGAGGGGACCGATGTGGTGGCTGACGCCCGTGGCGGCGGGGCAGAGGGCGCGTCCCTCGTCGTCGTAGTAGGCGTCCACAATCGCGATGGGCTTGCGGTTGCGCATGTCGACGACGAACCGCCGGAGGGCCACGACCTCGTCGGGCGAAAGGGCCAGCTCCGGCGCGGCCTTGGGTCCCACGGGGCGGTAGGTGTGGAACCAGACGTAGTGCACCCCCATCTCGATCAGCCGGTCGATCCAGGATTCCCGCACGAGGTCGTCGAAATTGCTCCGGCAGACGCTGGTGGCCACGCCGGTGATGAGGCGCTGCCGCAGGGCCGCGCGGAGTCCGGCCAGCGTCCGCTCCCAGACGCCTTTGCGGCCCCGGCGGACGTCGCTGACGATCTCGTTGCCCTCGATGCTGACGAGGGGCGTGGCGTTCCCCGCCCGGCGGAGCTCGGCCGCGACGGCGTCGGTCAGGTAGTGGCCGTTCGTGAAGATCTGGAAGTAGCAATCGGGGTGGGCGCGCAGGAGCCGCAGGAGGTCGGGGTAGAGGAAGGGCTCGCCGCCCAGGATTCCGAAATAGCTGTTGCCGTGCCGCTTGGCGCTGCGGATCGCCCGGTCCAGGTCCGCGAACGGGATCGCGTGGTGGGGCTTGTCCACGTCCACCCAGCACCCCTGGCAGCGCAGGTTGCAGCTGTTGGTGACCGAGATGTAGAGAAAAGGCGGAAAGTGCTTGCCCTCCCGGAGGCGCGCCTTGAAGCGCTGGACGGAGCGCATGCCCTTCCAGGCGAAGTTGTAGGCCATCTTCCAGAGGAGCCG
Coding sequences:
- a CDS encoding sigma-70 family RNA polymerase sigma factor; this encodes MESGAFSAEGQARVTQLLMKHRAELFAYLMAAVRNLHDAEDLLQDVSLAASASWSQYRPGTPFLPWAREIARRRILHYGKRRGRRPALLEPGVLEQLDRAAADSEEPLDPRRAALRKCLEELGSRGRRILEMRYGDKLDVPRIADVLGRTVQAAYALLKRTKQILRECVQRRLSAPAPGK
- a CDS encoding polyprenyl synthetase family protein, with the protein product MTPHDGATSGNGHGVPVTLRFGPRAGVTLPPMVPRQRYRPAQSNIPDDKRVRSLLMRAAIDHVRRTGAVPPIPLAELRERSATVLRETGTDPKYADFVAVLLSNAAWRDSLARIPYDRRLLLLPKCLRVEEKCPAPFDEFGLLCKECGLCSIQDLSVEAERLGYAVLVAEGSALVRQLIETGKIEAIVGVSCLNVLERSFPHVEAAAIPAVAIPLLQDDCVNTTVDLDWVWEYIHLTSADKTYRLDLDALKEEVGGWFAPGALEELLGPAADETSRIARAWLAKAGKRWRPYLAACAYLALQSDRRDEPPPRPPDLRKLAVAVECFHKASLIHDDIEDGDDLRYGEPALHAETGVPVALNVGDFLLGEGYRLLSELSVEPAVRVDMLRAAAEGHRTLSLGQGAELLWMRRPEPPASLEVLEIFRQKTAPAFEVALRLGALLAGADAETHEALRTYSESLGIAYQIRDDLEDWRTEGDASDLERRRPSLILAIAHKRAGPGRERDVVEALIRGRARPAEVASELRAILQERGVLEKAEELLEAYKEQAVRSLRFLSNATLKGLLRRVVGKIFGERLIEGYCKEFEARNAGRPS
- a CDS encoding prenyltransferase/squalene oxidase repeat-containing protein codes for the protein MKTASLPDLARLERTLRTARQKLLDARTAGGFWEGRLSSSALSTATAAVALEIVRRRGGPDSGDLVARGLQWLTGHQNADGGYGDTTDSPSNPSTTALCWAALGLRPEGAAAFARAEAWLRRALGDLSPPAFASAIASRYGDDRTFSVPILVLAALAGRLGDGPEAWDAIPALPFELATLPRALFRWLDLQVVSYALPALIAIGQAQHAHRPSPNPVARLVRSLARARTLRTLEAIQPASGGFLEATPLTSFVTMCLASIGLTGHPVARRGVEFLRASARPDGSWPIDTNLATWVTTLSVEALARSGPPLPEADRRALRAWLLAQQTRTVHPYTGSPPGGWAWTDLSGGVPDGDDTPGALLALDLLRDAVDPEADRAAEAGVRWLLDLQNRDGGVPTFCRGWGKLPFDRSCPDLTAHAARAWSAWRPCLGGGRLARRVDRALERAFAYLSRAQRADGSWVPLWFGNQAAPNEENPVYGTSRVLRAAGLPAGAAARGLRWLEAAQHPDGGFGAAPGVPPTIEETALAVEALAAAGGSPDAVARGARWLAEQTEEGRRFEPSPIGLYFARLWYSEALYPVIFTVAALGRALDRGP
- a CDS encoding radical SAM protein, with the protein product MKAPLAFAWRLWRSTEPRLLWKMAYNFAWKGMRSVQRFKARLREGKHFPPFLYISVTNSCNLRCQGCWVDVDKPHHAIPFADLDRAIRSAKRHGNSYFGILGGEPFLYPDLLRLLRAHPDCYFQIFTNGHYLTDAVAAELRRAGNATPLVSIEGNEIVSDVRRGRKGVWERTLAGLRAALRQRLITGVATSVCRSNFDDLVRESWIDRLIEMGVHYVWFHTYRPVGPKAAPELALSPDEVVALRRFVVDMRNRKPIAIVDAYYDDEGRALCPAATGVSHHIGPLGDVEPCPIIQFASETIRDHGGDLYRTMTESRLLDDFRRTAARATRGCIVLERPDLLRELVDRHGARDTTLRRAARAELAALAPRPSQHQPGREIPEENWFYRFAKKHWFFGFGAYT
- a CDS encoding prenyltransferase/squalene oxidase repeat-containing protein gives rise to the protein MSLRLEMLQVARLAPKLLEEATERVADYLTSEFNPDGGVRDRAGQSDLYYTVFGLEGLIALRRDPPAARVRTFLEGFGDGEGLDLVHLACLARAWAALPRGSLPPDRARRIAERLLLHRAADGGFASRASAGGAVYPSFLAAGALQDLGCEIPDPDALARSVASLQLPDGSFANEAGAPAGTTPTTAAAVTLLRRLGREPSPETARWLLERAHPKGGFTAAPGAPLPDLLSTATALHALAALKVSLAPIAERTLDFLDTLWTGRAFCGTWADPQPDSEYTYYALLSLGHLSLV
- a CDS encoding cysteine desulfurase family protein, with translation MKTIYLDYNATTPLDPRVLEAMLPFFRERFGNPASRHHRLGCDAAEAVEAARADVAAVLGADPREIVWTSGATESNNLAILGAAAAPAYASRDRHIVTVATEHRSVLDPCEHLERRGWKITVLGVDRDGAVDLDRLSRAVTDRTLLVSVMHANNETGVLQPIREIAALCKARGALFHTDATQSFGKEPIDVRAWGIDLLSASAHKICGPKGAGFLYVRRRDPHVRLEPLLHGGGHERGLRSGTLNVPAVVGLGAAAAICRAEGPAERARIRALRDRLEKGILSALSGVEVNGHPERRVATTSNLSFLGLDGEVLMKAIPGVAVSSASACTSARLQPSYVLGAMGRDDERLRGSIRFSLGRFTTPEEIDAAVAAVVSAVNALRTAARRA
- a CDS encoding sulfatase encodes the protein MRTIALIIAAALAFFGTPASGFPTAQEASKPNLVVILADDLDEGSLETMLRAGLLPHIQRTFVAGGIRFVNSFVTNAVCAPSRATFLTGQYSHNHGVLHNGDLTGRGGVTALDHSSTLPVWLREAGYRTGHVGKYLNGYGATTDRAWVPPGWDYWQGLIDPSTYKVYGYFINDNGDPSDEPIMIYQTDFLAQRSVRFVHECDRLNDNQPFFLVVAPLAPHVEVHESSGNIWEWTIRPALRHEGSTDFLKLPRPPSFNELDARDKPRWLRERPLLGPADVTALERKYRDRLASLRAVDDLVGEVMKALEETGEADRTVLVLTADNGYFYGEHRLPEKLAAYEEAIRVPLYIRVPGLAGGREVRDAALNTDLAPTLVELAGATAGRVMDGRSLVPALLGGGGLGRKRFLVEHWMVGGRYTVPTYSAVRTLVGEPAAPLALYVEYREGEWGAREYYELVTDPYQLESRHDDLSTGWKRAYLNGYLERLRWAYGPRVRDLED